The nucleotide sequence AGGTATGGAGTGATAAAATTTGTATAACTACAAGATGTTTTACAAAGTCTTTTGTTTTCTATCTAATGAGATTGAATTTAATCTATACATATTGATATTTCAGTTCTTTGCTGAATCGGGGTTTCCGTGTCCAAGTAGGAGAAATCCATCCGATCATTTCTTACGCTGTGTTAATTCGGACTTTGACGTCGTGACAGCCACACTGAAAGGCTCACAACGACTCCGGGTATGATACTACTATAGCTATGCTTTCTCCTTTTGAAATCACTCTTATTAATCCTTTTCCTGTGTCTGATGGATGTTATTTGTATGTCAATTTTTACTTCAAATAAGAAAATGGCTGTTTCTGTTAGGTATCAGGATTTAGATTTTGTAACCGTAGTCTTGTACTAGCTCAATCCACTAGTGATACTGTCCGCTTGTAGCCTAGACCCGCATGACTTTAAAAGGCGTCACTAGAGTCTAAGACATGTttacttatatacccagcatctcTCCCGTGTTTTGTCGATGTGAGATTTGCCTAGGGTGTCACATACACTCCCCTTAGGGACTCACCGTCCTCGCTGAGGTTTGCACCACCATCGTTCAAGGTTACATGCGGAGTGGCTCTAATACCATAGGTAACAGCCCAGACCACTAGTGATATTGTTCGCTTTGGGCCTAGGCTCGCACGGCTTTAGAACGCGTCACTAGGGCCTAAGGATCGTTGAATATATACCCTGCATCTCTCCTGTGTTTTGTCGATGTGAGATTCGCCTAGGATGTCACAAGTTTTCTGATGAACTGAAGCACTGGCACATAAAGCCTTCACCTTGTGTTTTCCACATCATCAAACTAGTTCATTGTCATATAACTggaaaattttaagttaaaacTTCTGGTATTGTAATTTCAGAACTTTGACAGTACTGTCCATGTTTTGGATCATATAGATTGTGTATACTTTTCTCAACAGCTTATACTCCAGATAATCTTTGTTTCTGATGCAGGAAACACATAAGAGTGACTATTTAATGAATATGGCAACAGCAGAAATTAAAGAACTGCTTGCGAGCAAATATAAGCACTCAGCATATGCTACAAGGGCCAGGTCACGGATGCGAGAACTCTTGGCCACGGTTAGTTCCTCGACCCACTCTTCATCTGTATTTTTTTTCCCCTTAGTTTAACTGCTGTTTTTAACTGAAATTTAGGCTACACTATCAGGAAAGTGAGATAAAGTGCTGTATTTTGATTTGATTTCCTTATAAACCAATTTTATTTGTTCACCTCATTGAATAATGTGCTGTAGGATTCTATCAACAAGTATGTATAGTTTTTGATTGTAAAAATTTACATGCTTCTAAATGATTGCCATTCTAATATAGGCTACTAAACTTGCAAAGCGACATCAAAAGCTGAATTTGGATTTATATTTGCCTAGAATTTCCATATCAGTCCTATTTTGTTGACAGACTacaaaaaatcattaaaaatgcccTGTAGAATGCTTTCATCAGGGATGCCTATTCTATCGTTCTAACAGCATTGACATATTTGTAGACAATGACCGTTCTATTAATGATGATAAACATCAATTTAAAGAGCTCCTGCTGTTCAGAGATGCAAGTATAGGTAAACCAGTAGGATGCAAATCATCGTGCATAACATGCTGGTCGTTGGTGGTGTCTCAGGCGACATAAAAGGGGGGGCGGGGAGTCAGCGAAGGTTGCTGATTGTGTTGGTACTGTTGTTAGGTTGGTGGGTTCGTGATAAAGGGTTGAGGTTCAGGTAGCGTTACGGTCGGGgtagggggtggggtggggttggGGTTGAGGTCTAGGGGGTGGCCTGGCCGCGTCACGGTCAGGGGTCTGGTGTCAAGTGGGGGTGCGGTCAGGGTTGGGGGTGGGGGTCGAACTGCCTTAGACTTGTCTGATCAGTGTTTTTTGTGTGCAAAAACCTCTCTGCTCTAAATGTAATTTGCTTTTCATGTTGACTACTTTTCTCTTCTAAACTACTGAAATCTTGGCTACTCAACTTGCAAGGTGACAGTGAGTGTTGCATTTCGACTTACACTTGCCCATAAATGGCGAAGAAAATCTATTTGTTGACAAGCTGCAAGATCTAATAGAAATATGTGATGGACCAGTTTCCATAATGTATAGGTTGTTGTTCTTGAAACATTAACATTTTGTGCTGTCTAAACTATGAACATTTTACTAATGTTGATGAGTATCAAATAGAAGAGTTCGAGTTAGAAGTACAAAAACTTTATATTAGTAGCTCCATGCTTTAAAACTGTTCCATTTTAAAGCCACTCTAATTCATCCTTTGCTCGCAGCAAGGAGTTGAGATTGAAACAGTAAAAGGAAGTCAAGCTGGTTGGGGAAAGCAACTTTCAACATTGACGCGGAGATCATTTGTAAACATGTCAAGAGACAAGGGATATTATTGGTCTCGCATAGTAATTTACATCATTGTATCTATTGCTGTTGGTACCCTCTTCTATGATGTCGGCACCAGTTACACAGCAATCTTGGCTCGAGGAGCTTGTGGTGGTTTTGTCACCGGCTACATGACTTTCATGTCCATTGGAGGCTTTCCGTCCTTCATAGAAGAATTGAAGGTAAACAATCATTTACTACTATCTTAAGTCTTAACCCCTTAACATGAAGgagagccttggcgtaactggtaaagttgctgccatgtgagcacgaggtcacgagttcgaaccgtggaaacaacctcttgcagaaatgcaaggtaagactgcgtacaatagacctttgtggtcTGGTTCTTCCTTGGACCACACGCATAGCAGGAGTTTAGTGCAGCGACTGCCCTTTAACTACTTAACATCCTATTTGATTACCAAGTAAAAAATAGGTCAGCTATTTCGTGCCTGCAGGGCAATTAGTTTTTTTTGGGACTGTGTtaagaattttgaaataatttaggACTGAATTATGTCTCATTTTGCAGGTTTTTACCAAAGAAAGGCTTAACGGGCACTATGGTGTTGGAGCTTTCATAATAGCAAACTTCCTCTCTTCATTTCCATTCTTAGTTGCAGTTTCACTCATCACCGGGACCATAACCTATTACATGGTGTTTCGGGCTAGATTCTTTCGTTATGTGTTTTTCGTCCTAAATCTTTTTGGTTGTATCGCTGTTGTTGAGAGCTGCATGATGATTGTAGCTTCACTTGTTCCAAACTTCTTAATGGGAATCATAACAGGAGCCGGCGTGCTTGTATGTACAAACTGCTTAATACTACTTCTCATCTTATTTTATCACACTATAGGCTATAGCTGTCGAGTAATTACACTCATCACCATATTTCTGTATACAGGGAATCATGATGATGACTGCTGGATTTTTCCGTTTGCTGCCAGATCTTCCCAAGCCAATTTGGCGCTATCCGATTTCATTTCTTGGTTACGGGGCATGGGGTTTACAGGTAACAAATAAAGATGCATTTGTTACTgctcttttctcatttttcctcGTGTTGAGGGTTtactggaaacagtctctctacatTCACTGTAGGGGTAAGGTCCGCGTACtatctaccctccccagaccccacttgtgggactatactggatttgttgt is from Nicotiana tabacum cultivar K326 chromosome 18, ASM71507v2, whole genome shotgun sequence and encodes:
- the LOC107832333 gene encoding ABC transporter G family member 15-like isoform X2, whose protein sequence is MTGNILLNGKKRRLDYGVVAYVTQEDTLLGTLSPRETITYSAHLRLPTSMTKEEVNDIVEGTIMEMGLGDCADRLVGNWQLRGISGGEKKRLSIALEILVRPRILFLDEPTTGLDSASAFFVVQALKNISRDGRTVISSIHQPSSEVFALFDDLFLLSGGEAVYFGEAKSAVQFFAESGFPCPSRRNPSDHFLRCVNSDFDVVTATLKGSQRLRETHKSDYLMNMATAEIKELLASKYKHSAYATRARSRMRELLATQGVEIETVKGSQAGWGKQLSTLTRRSFVNMSRDKGYYWSRIVIYIIVSIAVGTLFYDVGTSYTAILARGACGGFVTGYMTFMSIGGFPSFIEELKVFTKERLNGHYGVGAFIIANFLSSFPFLVAVSLITGTITYYMVFRARFFRYVFFVLNLFGCIAVVESCMMIVASLVPNFLMGIITGAGVLGIMMMTAGFFRLLPDLPKPIWRYPISFLGYGAWGLQGAYKNDMIGLVFDPLIPGGEKLKGEDVITNMFKLSLDHSKWWDLLALYALILMYRLLFFIILKLKERATPFFRSMYAKRTMHQLKKRPSFKRKPSLSYSRRQHTLRSLSSQEGLSSPIP